The Gorilla gorilla gorilla isolate KB3781 chromosome 23, NHGRI_mGorGor1-v2.1_pri, whole genome shotgun sequence genomic interval ACTACAAATCCCATAAAGTGTTGCACGTCTAGGACCTTTGGAGAACAAGGTCGGCCCCAGCGCAGGCGCGGTGGCGCGAGTTGGACTGTGAAGAAACATGGCGGCCGCGACGTTGACTTCGAAATTGTACTCCCTGCTGTTCCGCAGGACCTCCACCTTCGCCCTCACCATCATCGTGGGCGTCATGTTCTTCGAGCGCGCCTTCGATCAAGGCGCGGACGCTATCTACGACCACATCAACGAGGGGGTGAGGGCCTGTGCCATCCCTGACCTTGGACCCGCCTGAGGGGTGACAGTGGAGTAGAGGTGGGATGGGACTCAATATACTTTTACCAGGAAGGGGGTAAGGGGTAAACCGTCGGCGTCTTCTGTCTCGAGTCCGCCGTCTGTCCCCTTGGCTTGATGTGAATTCTAAAACGTTAAGCGAggttaatatatttcattttacaggGGTTGGAATTATTGCTGTGTGCCACCCTACATACCCACTTGCCCATTATCAGAAGCAAAAACTAAAGGCTAGTGAGAGCAAAGGACTTACTAGGTGCACAGGAAGCCAGGGGCAAGTCAGGGCCAGAAACGGGACCCCTGTCTCTCAGAGTTTCAAGGGCAGATTTGAGCAGGCGACGGTCGTGAAAAGGACGTTAGACACCTTAGACGCCGTGGCTGAAGTTTCAGACGGCGGTTCTGGTCCTCAGGGCTTCCCACGTAGACAGTTGGTATTAATGGTTGAGAGTGGGGGCTATGAAATCAGAAAGCCTTGAATAGGAACACTGGTCCTTGTCACTTAACTGTGGCATTAAGTTGAGCAAGTTTCTTCTCTGAACTCCGTTTTAACTGTGAGATGGAGATATTAATAGTAACCTGAGCACgattgtgaggattacatgagatgCAGGCAGGGTGCCACATGCCTGGTAGGTGGTACCACTGAAAAATAATCATTGCTTACATTCCTCAGGAGAAAGTGGAAGCATGAGGTAGGAATCGCAACACATTTTTGACTTTTATGTATcatgcactgtgctaggtgcagtGCATGCTTTATATCGCTAAATTATGACTGTGCTGGAGTAGGCCTTATACATATAGCCCACTCACTTGTGTTTTAAATTTGAGACTGTCTGACTCTGCAGCCCGGGAAGGCACTGTCCACTAGTGCTATGCTGCCTGTGACCAGTGCAACTTCCTGCCCCATATGAAAGCATTGCCACTGTCCCATCTCTTGCAAGTGGTTCTGTTAACCACTCCCACTGATCTGGAGAGACATCCAAGTATGTTTGTTGTTATAACTCACCCATTTtccttgtgcttttttttttttttttttttttttttgagacaggatctcactctgtcgcccaggttggagtgcagtggcatgatcacagctcactgcagccttgacctcctgggttcaagtgatcttcccacctcagcctcctgagtagctgggaccacaggcatgcgccaccacgcccagctaatttttgtattctttgtagagatggggtttcaccatgttgcccaggctggtcttgaattcctgagctcaggcagtcctcctgccttagccttctaaagtactgggattacaggcgtgaaccactgtgctcaaCCTCTTGTGCTTCTGGGAATGAGAATTTCAGCCAATTTAGGTCCCAGGAAATGTCTTAAATGGCTCATGGTGAAATATTTTGGGACTACGCACTTATAATCTCTTCAGTAATATCTGGGAGTTGAAGAACTGAGACATCTTCCAGGCTGTTTTCCTTAATAATTGTGTGTTTTGGGGCACTTCCCTCAATCTCAAATTGAATTTCCTGTGAAATTAAGATC includes:
- the UQCR10 gene encoding cytochrome b-c1 complex subunit 9; its protein translation is MAAATLTSKLYSLLFRRTSTFALTIIVGVMFFERAFDQGADAIYDHINEGKLWKHIKHKYENK